In Torulaspora delbrueckii CBS 1146 chromosome 1, complete genome, one genomic interval encodes:
- the UBP3 gene encoding mRNA-binding ubiquitin-specific protease UBP3 (similar to Saccharomyces cerevisiae UBP3 (YER151C); ancestral locus Anc_8.202), with amino-acid sequence MSGVNSHDSGEESYSMYPTTSSPPMPSQGSMHFPTYQPPVPIYAYPQVPYMYAGQTPGYPFSMMNQGQMMYKGSGSGGMPQGSGVNTKKKWNNNGNGSRSNGGISSTKTHNYHHHQGSATFHPSSSISSPVGGSPASNLVNLSSRTDQYKFDVSKLSDTATSTTDLLLSPFFNTTEDEYVVASGKRHELRVKSFPGLYQQNEEIKEESIKDEPKKEPLKSPAVSKSSSPTPEVTPLLTGASTPSNTTPAPPFTDSETPSATLKTTPKSWSAIASGGIAKGKSSVSGSARSGSLSNVNHTSSAQPPQKKDKKYIPPSTKGIEPLGSVALRMCYDPDFIDYTLKNPVLEKSLSIREVAPRGIINRANICFMSSVMQVLLYCKPFINILNVVGTRNLNARAGTPECTLLDACVNFYKQFDKERLESERKPQLKSKQQQTVNSVASIADAIKPDDFYSALSKIPKFKDLKWGHQEDAEEFLTHLLDQLHEEFISFIDCLTDNEISNLLQSINDEELKIILHQKSTKIQECRIYKNPSASLKELIIKYGSINDDDNEDGNGWHEVSGTSKKGKKNKTAAKRTVEVEPSPMSCLFGGQFRSVLDIPNNKESQSITLDPFQTIQLDISERSVNDLETAFKKFSEYELLPFKSSSGNDVEAKKQTFIDKLPQVLLIQLKRFQFINNTDKDNSMINYNAYNGRIEKIRKKINYEHELMIPIESISSTNALRDEDRQYSLSGVIYHHGLSSDGGHYTADVYHKETDKWYRIDDINITEVQKDSVLKGGEDGVDSRTAYILMYQKK; translated from the coding sequence ATGTCAGGTGTCAATTCACATGATAGTGGGGAAGAATCGTACTCAATGTACCCGACGACTTCATCGCCTCCAATGCCCTCTCAGGGTAGTATGCATTTCCCAACGTACCAGCCTCCCGTTCCAATTTATGCGTACCCTCAGGTACCTTATATGTATGCTGGTCAGACTCCTGGTTACCCTTTTAGTATGATGAATCAAGGTCAAATGATGTACAAAGGTAGCGGTAGTGGAGGTATGCCGCAAGGTTCTGGTGTGAAcacgaagaagaaatggaataATAATGGGAATGGTAGTCGGAGTAATGGTGGGATCTCCTCAACAAAGACACAtaattatcatcatcatcaggGGAGTGCAACATTTCACCCCAGCTCATCCATCTCTTCGCCAGTAGGTGGATCTCCAGCAAGTAACCTGGTAAATTTGTCTTCTCGTACTGACCAGTACAAGTTTGATGTATCCAAGTTAAGTGATACAGCGACTTCGACAACCGATTTGCTACTTTCCCCTTTTTTCAACACCACAGAGGATGAATACGTGGTGGCTAGTGGAAAGAGACATGAACTCAGAGTGAAGAGTTTTCCAGGCTTGTATCAgcaaaatgaagagataaaagaagaaagcatcAAAGATGAACCTAAGAAAGAACCATTGAAGAGCCCCGCAGTGTctaaatcttcttctcctaCGCCAGAGGTGACACCTTTGTTAACAGGAGCTTCTACTCCTTCCAATACAACTCCAGCGCCACCATTCACAGACTCTGAGACTCCGTCAGCAACATTGAAGACTACTCCAAAATCCTGGTCAGCCATCGCATCTGGAGGCATCGCAAAGGGTAAATCATCCGTTAGTGGATCTGCTAGATCAGGATCATTATCAAATGTGAATCATACCAGCTCCGCACAGCCTCCTCAAAAAAAGGACAAGAAATACATCCCTCCATCAACTAAAGGTATTGAACCATTGGGATCTGTCGCCTTGAGAATGTGTTACGATCCTGACTTCATCGATtatactttgaagaacccAGTTTTAGAGAAATCTTTGTCCATTAGAGAAGTCGCTCCAAGAGGGATCATAAACAGAGCTAACATATGTTTTATGAGCTCTGTCATGCAAGTTCTACTCTACTGTAAACCCTTTATTAATATCCTGAATGTTGTTGGTACCAGAAACCTGAACGCAAGAGCTGGCACCCCTGAATGTACCCTGCTAGATGCATGTGTCAACTTCTACAAGCAATTCGATAAGGAGAGACTTGAAAGCGAGAGAAAACCTCAACTAAAGAGTAAACAGCAGCAAACAGTAAACAGTGTTGCATCTATCGCTGATGCAATCAAGCCAGACGATTTTTACAGTGCTCTATCGAAGATTCCAAAATTCAAGGATTTAAAATGGGgacatcaagaagatgcaGAAGAGTTTTTAACCCACTTGCTTGACCAATTACATGAGGAATTTATCTCTTTCATCGATTGTCTAACCGACAACGAGATTTCCAACTTGCTACAAAGTATCAATgacgaagaattgaaaataattcttcatcagaaatCTACAAAGATACAAGAATGCCGAATTTATAAAAATCCGTCAGCTTcgttgaaagaattgatcatcaAGTATGGAAGTATCAATGACGACGACAACGAAGATGGTAACGGCTGGCATGAAGTAAGTGGGACTAGCAAAAAgggcaagaagaacaagacAGCTGCTAAAAGAACAGTGGAAGTGGAGCCATCACCAATGTCCTGCCTATTTGGTGGGCAGTTCCGTTCGGTCTTAGATATCCCTAACAACAAAGAATCACAATCAATCACCCTCGATCCTTTCCAAACCATCCAGCTGGATATCTCCGAGAGATCTGTCAATGACCTGGAAACGgccttcaagaaattcaGTGAATATGAACTTCTACCGTTTAAGTCATCTTCGGGCAACGATGTGGAAGCTAAGAAACAAACTTTCATCGATAAATTACCTCAAGTGTTGTTGATTCAGCTCAAGagatttcaatttatcaacaacaCGGACAAAGATAACAGCATGATCAACTACAACGCATATAACGGCCGCATTGAGAAAATTCgcaaaaagatcaattaCGAACATGAACTTATGATACCAATAGAATCCATATCAAGCACAAACGCGCTCAGAGATGAGGACAGACAATACAGTTTGTCAGGTGTAATATATCACCACGGTTTGAGTTCCGATGGCGGCCATTATACAGCTGATGTTTACCACAAGGAGACAGACAAATGGTATAGGATAGACGATATCAACATTACAGAGGTACAGAAAGACAGTGTGTTGAAGGGAGGCGAAGATGGTGTTGACTCAAGAACGGCATATATATTGATGTACCAAAAGAAGTAA
- the OXA1 gene encoding membrane insertase OXA1 (similar to Saccharomyces cerevisiae OXA1 (YER154W); ancestral locus Anc_8.206), translating to MLKTSILRSTARISWKRAQGPVLGISGLSASRFIAARYNSSNAGKPSIDEIQTQLPSMDDLNSAVTGIAEQAPQVIGEASNHIGYLQSIGLAQSWWWPPDLIQHLLEAVHVYAGLPWWGTICAVTVGVRLLMFPLYVKSSDTIARNSRIKPELDAINSQLMSSSELSEGQKYALKRKKLLNDNGIKNRWLAAPMLQVPVALGFFSGIRAMANHPVDGFVNQGIAWFTDLSQADPYLGLQFITAAVLISFTRLGGETGAQQFSPAMKRFFTILPLVSIPATMSLSAGVVLYFAINGTFSVLQTLTLRNKWVRRKLNIADVVHHPQATNGPPKGMLETFRENMAKAREQAARRQAMQDKEEALQAQSKELKKNSKIKILHKSDLTRKE from the exons atgttgaaaacGTCCATTTTGAGATCAACGGCAAGAATT TCCTGGAAAAGAGCTCAGGGACCAGTCCTGGGAATATCGGGATTGAGCGCCTCGAGGTTTATTGCAGCTCGTTACAATTCATCGAATGCTGGTAAACCTTCAATCGATGAGATTCAGACTCAATTGCCCTCTATGGATGATCTGAATTCTGCTGTGACTGGCATTGCCGAGCAGGCACCTCAGGTCATTGGTGAAGCATCGAATCATATTGGGTATTTGCAAAGTATTGGCCTGGCCCAAAGCTGGTGGTGGCCTCCAGATCTAATCCAACATTTACTAGAAGCAGTACACGTTTACGCAGGATTACCATGGTGGGGCACTATATGTGCCGTTACAGTAGGAGTTCGTCTGTTGATGTTCCCACTTTATGTCAAATCTTCTGATACCATTGCTCGTAACTCACGTATAAAGCCTGAATTGGACGCTATCAATTCTCAGTTAATGTCAAGTTCAGAGCTATCAGAAGGACAGAAAtatgctttgaagagaaagaagttGCTGAATGATAACGGTATCAAAAACAGATGGCTTGCTGCACCTATGCTACAAGTTCCGGTCGCACTGGGTTTCTTCAGTGGTATCAGAGCTATGGCTAATCATCCCGTAGATGGGTTTGTCAATCAAGGTATTGCTTGGTTCACCGACTTGTCACAGGCCGATCCATACCTTGGTTTACAATTCATCACTGCAGCTGTGTTAATTTCGTTCACAAGATTAGGTGGTGAGACGGGTGCACAACAGTTTTCTCCCGcaatgaagagatttttcaccataTTGCCATTAGTATCGATCCCAGCGACAATGAGTCTATCGGCAGGTGTGGTTTTATACTTCGCCATCAACGGTACATTTTCggttcttcaaactttgaCGCTAAGAAATAAGTGGGTCAGGAGGAAGCTAAACATTGCTGATGTCGTACATCACCCACAGGCAACAAATGGTCCGCCAAAGGGTATGCTAGAGACCTTTAGGGAAAATATGGCAAAGGCCAGGGAGCAAGCTGCAAGACGGCAGGCCATGCAAgacaaggaagaagctctGCAGGCTCAGTCAAAAGagctcaagaagaattcCAAAATCAAGATCCTTCATAAATCTGATTTGACTAGGAAAGAATAG
- the SHU2 gene encoding Shu2p (similar to Saccharomyces cerevisiae SHU2 (YDR078C); ancestral locus Anc_8.203) — MRFNQSINYTKLFSQLIDKDGQMDDTIASFLYYLFPRELFIRAVSLIESCDMFIYVLDPDNCHLDSRITTSVSTDVDSPTSSNSVGPITPPVADKNPTNKSQETDTLVSIVYDSESDTLHRLIVKTDHGGNPPIYVDLQNWFCSCDEYSDLFASETDKIADESYIDHLSNEVTDLHEFSDDRFAQLDAHSLSKQRYFLHDKVCCAHLIAYSLLLRTSKRVLHYFATEKQQVPMIRVTSMDEWLKLHINIVA; from the coding sequence ATGCGGTTCAACCAGTCCATCAACTACACCAAACTATTTTCACAATTAATTGATAAGGATGGTCAAATGGACGATACGATAGCTTCTTTTCTTTACTACTTATTCCCCAGAGAACTCTTCATTAGAGCAGTTTCATTGATCGAATCCTGTGATATGTTCATCTACGTCCTAGATCCCGACAATTGCCATCTAGACAGTCGAATCACTACATCTGTCAGTACAGATGTTGATAGTCCTACAAGCTCAAACAGTGTTGGTCCCATTACACCTCCGGTAGCTGATAAGAACCCTACGAACAAGTCACAAGAAACTGATACTCTGGTGAGTATTGTATATGACAGTGAATCGGATACATTGCATAGATTAATAGTCAAAACTGACCATGGTGGTAATCCTCCAATCTACGTCGATTTACAGAATTGGTTCTGCTCCTGCGATGAGTATTCGGACCTATTTGCCAGCGAGACCGATAAAATCGCTGATGAAAGTTACATCGACCACCTGTCAAATGAGGTGACCGACCTTCACGAATTCTCCGACGATAGATTCGCTCAATTGGACGCACATAGTCTCTCTAAACAGCGATATTTTCTACACGATAAAGTCTGCTGCGCACATCTGATCGCTTATTCACTTCTTCTAAGAACTTCCAAACGAGTTTTACACTATTTTGCCACTGAAAAGCAGCAAGTACCCATGATAAGAGTCACCAGCATGGACGAGTGGTTAAAGTTACACATCAATATTGTAGCCTGA
- the CUE3 gene encoding Cue3p (similar to Saccharomyces cerevisiae CUE3 (YGL110C); ancestral locus Anc_6.145), with the protein MYKRKVLEINGDYAQISLPIVKFPPFKLRAALIEKDPVVWLHCIETYVTYMEYLLFENNVEKIDDLTYNNLCIFIRSYLHEMAGERSRLLSLGMNHDVAEQLSILKELILTLIKKCGLLHLQIYGESLWDLVKVYVDDNDTQVRSLLDGSVRPSINTQKVQRNRIPQVQQYLKQLVESGMFNRIDLKSFENLLSEKPLKASKFGKRFLNAAWLETLEVWWAKGQGKFSSIARELETVTLLSASAEDIVEVSKELGISSVDTLSLYPLLGCFLIDEKFQSMSPGLSGLLPHFHLALQDEETNDESSYITEESLVAMGELLPSLSKDQLTHLLQKFEGNAELATNAVFEDPTLIDAIAREISTEGRPSTDEESDGAEELELSGHTAAAFENDSNKVVRKQVPDELRNKTLTWAMQLMYQADEDERDDTYDEAEVSHSVGKISLEDSGESSSIAATSSTLSNYDNIERYLWDLLKQDKTLFERSKRGSKVRKDMKKDTTWSDEQIEGWARMLERSPQRARILEEKYMFRGNVKTGKRAYVKKEQQNDDNSQAKREQKPSRPTNTNSQKPADKKRQQARNEKKKSSRANHNRKAGHDKKLSKAGV; encoded by the coding sequence ATGTACAAGAGAAAGGTACTTGAGATAAACGGCGATTATGCTCAAATCTCTTTACCCATCGTGAAGTTTCCTCCCTTCAAATTGCGAGCAGCGCTGATCGAGAAGGATCCCGTCGTTTGGTTACACTGCATAGAGACTTATGTTACTTATATGGAGTATCTTCTATTTGAGAACAAtgtggaaaagattgatgacCTGACCTACAATAACCTTTGCATATTTATCAGGAGCTATCTGCACGAAATGGCTGGAGAAAGGTCGAGATTACTAAGTCTTGGTATGAATCACGACGTAGCCGAGCAACTCAGCATATTGAAGGAACTAATTCTGACTCTGATAAAAAAATGTGGCCTACTGCATTTACAAATCTATGGAGAATCACTATGGGATTTAGTAAAAGTTtatgttgatgataatgataCACAGGTTAGATCACTTTTGGATGGATCTGTCAGACCATCAATTAATACACAGAAAGTACAACGGAATAGAATACCGCAAGTCCAGCAGTACCTTAAACAACTGGTGGAATCGGGCATGTTCAATAGgattgatttgaaatcatttgaGAATCTACTTAGTGAAAAGCCATTAAAGGCTAGTAAGTTTGGTAAGCGGTTTCTCAATGCAGCATGGttggagactttggaagtttGGTGGGCCAAAGGTCAAGGGAAATTCagctcaattgcaagagaaCTGGAAACGGTGACTCTTCTATCTGCCTCGGCAGAGGATATCGTCGAAGTAAGCAAAGAATTGGGTATAAGTAGTGTGGACACATTGAGTCTATATCCATTACTTGGCTGTTTCcttatcgatgaaaagtttcaaagcATGTCACCAGGTTTATCTGGCCTACTTCCTCACTTTCATCTCGCATTGCAGGACGAAGAAACGAACGATGAATCTTCTTACATTACAGAGGAATCGTTAGTAGCCATGGGGGAACTCCTCCCTTCCTTATCCAAAGACCAATTGACACATCTTTTGCAGAAGTTTGAAGGCAATGCTGAATTGGCTACAAACGCTGTTTTTGAAGATCCAACCTTAATTGATGCAATAGCGAGGGAAATTTCCACTGAAGGAAGACCGTCAACAGACGAAGAAAGTGATGgtgctgaagaattggagtTAAGTGGTCATACAGCTGCAGCCTTTGAGAATGATTCAAACAAAGTTGTCAGAAAGCAGGTACCTGATGAGCTAAGAAACAAAACTTTGACATGGGCAATGCAACTGATGTATCAGGCCGACGAGGACGAACGTGACGACACTTACGATGAAGCAGAAGTGTCGCATTCCGTGGGTAAAATATCATTGGAGGATAGTGGCGAATCTTCATCCATAGCCGCTACTAGCTCAACACTATCCAACTATGATAACATCGAAAGATACTTGTGggatttgttgaagcagGATAAGACCCTGTTTGAAAGGTCAAAGAGAGGTAGCAAGGTGAGGAAGGATATGAAGAAGGACACAACATGGTCTGATGAGCAAATTGAAGGGTGGGCTCGAATGTTAGAAAGATCGCCACAACGTGCTAGGATCTTGGAAGAGAAGTACATGTTCAGAGGGAACGTTAAAACTGGTAAGAGGGCTTatgtgaagaaagagcagCAAAATGACGACAACAGCCAGGCCAAGAGAGAACAGAAACCTAGCAGGCCAACTAACACCAACAGCCAGAAGCCGGCTGATAAGAAAAGACAACAAGCTAGgaatgagaagaaaaagagttCTCGTGCTAATCACAATAGGAAAGCGGGACACGACAAGAAGCTATCAAAAGCTGGGGTATAA
- the TDEL0A01600 gene encoding 2-aminoadipate transaminase (similar to Saccharomyces cerevisiae YER152C; ancestral locus Anc_8.204), translating into MDAPAAINFFKGHPSFRLLPNKVVAEAAAQLLVTGDRDYDADTLNRHPLTYGSDEGALWVREAITRFNNDETFRFARDDKARSRPEFLNLSSGASYGVLSILLQATLAHTGYTRQAFIVSPTYFLINDCFIDAGFGSKITAIDEDGQGSIDLALLERKLQEFEDKFTEEEDQEKLQAITDPAKAVPKKIYKYVIYCIPTYSNPTGTTYSTETKLKLIEIARKYDMLIIADDVYDMLDFSPPFDNLPQPKKRFVHLDRETNNDPESYGNTISNATFSKLIAPGLRFGYHETVTDKLAGQLSHGGANTSGGTPSQLNSMIVGTMLKNGSTATLLNQLRSTYAERAETMYAAVKGYMPKNTKFEKPEGGYFSWLTLPQGYDAHEIGKRLQQEFQVTVANGDHFEVKGDTRGWGKSSMRLSLSFLECNEIEEGIKSMGKICSAYAKERDLVFSFYRRLISNVFISALELDALIKQFGFY; encoded by the coding sequence ATGGATGCGCCTGCGGCaatcaatttcttcaaaggaCACCCTTCATTCAGACTACTGCCCAATAAAGTGGTAGCTGAAGCGGCAGCACAGCTTTTGGTAACAGGTGACAGAGATTACGATGCTGACACATTGAACAGACATCCATTGACCTACGGTTCTGATGAAGGTGCCTTGTGGGTTCGTGAAGCAATTACACGATTCAACAATGATGAGACATTTAGATTTGCTCGAGATGATAAAGCAAGATCAAGACCAGAATTCCTTAATTTAAGTTCTGGTGCATCTTATGGAGTGTTAAGCATTTTGCTACAGGCTACATTGGCTCATACGGGATATACCAGACAAGCATTCATTGTAAGTCCAACGTATTTCTTGATTAATGACTGTTTTATCGATGCTGGCTTTGGCTCCAAAATTACTGCCATTGACGAAGATGGTCAGGGCTCAATAGATTTGGCTTTGCTAGAGCGTAAACTACAAGAATTCGAGGATAAGTttactgaagaagaagaccaagAGAAATTACAAGCTATCACTGATCCTGCGAAAGCTGTCCCAAAGAAGATCTACAAGTACGTGATTTATTGCATTCCGACATACTCCAATCCCACAGGTACCACGTATTCAACCGAGACAAAGCTTAAGTTGATTGAAATTGCCAGGAAATATGATATGTTGATCATAGCTGATGATGTTTACGACATGTTGGATTTCTCCCCACCGTTTGACAATTTACCACAACCTAAAAAGCGATTTGTTCACTTGGACAGGGAAACAAATAACGACCCTGAGAGCTATGGTAACACTATATCAAATGCTACATTTTCTAAATTAATTGCACCAGGTTTGAGATTCGGATATCACGAAACTGTTACGGATAAATTGGCAGGCCAGTTATCCCATGGTGGAGCCAACACTTCTGGTGGGACTCCCTCGCAGTTAAACTCAATGATCGTTGGAACCATGCTTAAGAACGGTTCAACAGCTACACtattgaaccaattgagaAGCACTTATGCCGAAAGAGCTGAGACCATGTACGCTGCGGTAAAGGGTTATATGCCAAAGAACACCAAATTCGAAAAGCCTGAAGGAGGATATTTCAGTTGGCTAACATTACCACAAGGTTACGATGCCCACGAAATCGGTAAAAGGCTACAGCAGGAATTTCAAGTAACAGTTGCTAATGGCGACCACTTCGAAGTCAAAGGTGATACAAGAGGTTGGGGCAAATCTTCAATGCGTCTCTCACTGAGTTTCCTCGAATGCAATGAGATCGAAGAAGGCATCAAGAGTATGGGCAAGATATGCTCAGCCTATGCAAAAGAACGTGATCTTGTTTTTAGTTTTTATAGACGCCTCATCTCTAATGTTTTCATAAGCGCGTTAGAGCTTGACGCTTTAATCAAACAATTCGGATTTTACTAG
- the PET122 gene encoding Pet122p (similar to Saccharomyces cerevisiae PET122 (YER153C); ancestral locus Anc_8.205) gives MPRRFLSEATRNTLYLDCMNRKFDDVLRVVRSTSANEMDYAFLQLYLSRSCQWGHIASVTHIWDKYVLRLKMMTVHPSLLCEIGNLALNEGKHFLPPQIYHHYVKFFSGTMPIDEEQRIEYELLRIKVESFAKGTMLKTRFREKWKVLLEDMDHHLSSAMEFRVRDFPYLTKSVQLEDNEMLMKLLFDQNKLDIKNRSTAPLLLNIILSQPQQSIESKISLFEKFYDTHRSLKYDDTLTILFRLCKGDGYRLSKLGQMVEEKGLNPLSSVALRAFTNGIKDTEYSFDQLTNSSPAQH, from the coding sequence ATGCCGAGAAGATTTCTGAGTGAAGCTACGAGGAATACCCTCTATCTGGATTGTATGAACAGGAAGTTTGACGATGTATTGAGAGTAGTACGCAGCACCAGCGCAAATGAGATGGATTACGCGTTCCTGCAATTGTATCTTTCTAGGAGCTGCCAATGGGGTCATATTGCTTCGGTGACACATATATGGGACAAATACGTGCTTCGgctgaagatgatgacgGTCCATCCATCACTACTTTGTGAAATTGGTAACCTGGCACTCAACGAAGGCAagcactttcttcctccGCAAATATATCATCACTATGTTAAGTTCTTTAGTGGTACTATGCCAatagatgaagaacaacgGATTGAATACGAGCTGCTGCGTATAAAAGTTGAAAGTTTTGCCAAGGGTACAATGCTAAAGACTAGATTCAGAGAAAAATGGAAGGTACTTTTGGAAGATATGGATCACCACTTGTCTTCAGCTATGGAATTCAGAGTGCGCGACTTTCCATACTTGACTAAAAGTGTCCAGCTGGAAGACAACGAAATGCTCATGAAATTGCTCTTTGATCAGAACAAActtgatatcaagaatAGATCTACTGCTCCGCTTCTTCTGAACATAATACTGTCGCAACCTCAGCAAAGTATAGAGTCAAAGATTAGtttatttgaaaagttttacGATACTCACAGATCATTGAAGTATGATGACACTTTAACTATCCTTTTCCGATTGTGCAAAGGTGATGGCTATCGATTGAGCAAGCTAGGgcaaatggttgaagagaaaggatTGAACCCGTTGTCGTCAGTGGCATTGAGGGCTTTCACTAATGGGATCAAAGATACTGAGTATTCATTTGATCAGCTAACAAACTCCAGTCCAGCTCAGCATTAA
- the NSA1 gene encoding ribosome biosynthesis protein NSA1 (similar to Saccharomyces cerevisiae NSA1 (YGL111W); ancestral locus Anc_6.144) — translation MRLLASCVDSGSLKEILCNVGTDTSKKAEIQPLSIRTSLSEGLKASIDTLCLCDRYRILLGRNNGTLEMVKIVDVPHTEEEGTQLPTFQVSEFEVLDSISGMLDDSKLAPLYEGSKKRVKLTDGFVTISQLPGLKDSYLVATRSGLISVVKWDAKESKLTKIETFEVKAPLEFAQLYDLGQDNSSGDFVLAYGGEENSVKLVQLKRDYSSLVQVWEAKNVKNDKLDLRVPIWPVALRFLRPLESTDVEKSKLNYQFVVITRWSHLGLYRTQHGRKPLQYKELLPNREPLTQLQLVGKDVSELGNIFATDFKDFEIVTADTKHNVYKFDIKGKLQLKFGKTDITGASSFLAVHDQKYLLQGGLDRYARIFDLQSGTRLAKVYTGSKVNYLLMLDDDQVGIDKPKVTKDKKRKPEPEDEEEQEAQNDELWHHLDKSKQNSVKKARK, via the coding sequence ATGCGGTTGCTTGCAAGTTGCGTCGATAGTggctctttgaaagagatattGTGCAATGTTGGGACCGATACTTCGAAAAAAGCAGAGATCCAGCCATTGAGCATTAGGACTTCGTTGAGCGAgggtttgaaagcttcCATAGATACTTTATGTTTATGTGATCGTTATAGGATTCTTTTGGGTAGGAACAATGGTACTCTGGAGATGGTAAAGATCGTAGACGTGCCGCATACAGAGGAGGAAGGTACACAATTGCCTACATTCCAGGTTTCCGAATTTGAAGTGTTGGACTCAATCTCAGGAATGCTAGATGACTCGAAACTGGCTCCGTTGTACGAGggatcaaagaaaagagtGAAGCTAACGGACGGTTTCGTCACGATTAGTCAATTACCTGGTCTAAAAGACTCATATCTTGTAGCTACGAGGTCAGGATTGATTAGTGTTGTGAAATGGGATGCCAAGGAGTCCAAATTGACcaaaattgaaacttttgaagtGAAAGCACCACTAGAATTTGCGCAATTGTATGATCTGGGTCAGGACAACAGTAGTGGAGACTTTGTACTCGCCTATGGTggagaagagaattcagTAAAGCTCGTGCAGCTGAAACGAGACTATTCATCCTTGGTTCAGGTCTGGGAAGCTAAAAATGTGAAAAACGATAAATTAGACCTCAGAGTACCAATATGGCCAGTTGCACTAAGATTTCTACGGCCACTCGAATCTACAGATGTGGAAAAGTCAAAACTTAACTACCAATTTGTCGTAATTACCCGTTGGTCTCATTTGGGACTATACAGAACTCAGCACGGTAGGAAGCCGCTTCAGTATAAAGAATTGTTGCCAAATAGAGAACCTCTTACGCAGTTGCAACTTGTTGGGAAGGATGTTTCTGAGCTTGGAAACATTTTTGCCACGGAtttcaaggattttgaaattgtaaCGGCAGATACAAAGCATAACGTATACAAATTTGATATCAAAGGGAAGCTGCAATTGAAGTTTGGTAAAACCGATATAACAGGTGCATCCTCCTTCCTAGCCGTGCATGACCAGAAATACTTGTTACAAGGTGGTCTTGACAGATACGCAAggatttttgatcttcaatcgGGAACCAGACTGGCAAAAGTTTATACCGGCAGTAAGGTCAATTATCTGTTAATGCTCGATGACGACCAAGTTGGCATTGATAAACCAAAGGTTACAAAAGATAAAAAAAGGAAACCTGAgccagaagatgaagaagaacaagaagcaCAAAACGATGAACTTTGGCACCATCTGGATAAGTCAAAACAGAACTCTGTCAAGAAGGCAAGAAAATga